In one Sphingomonas sp. S1-29 genomic region, the following are encoded:
- the aroA gene encoding 3-phosphoshikimate 1-carboxyvinyltransferase, translated as MSHATPLPVSPLPVSIVARGPLRGDVALPGDKSISHRALMFASLAVGRSRIEGLLEGEDVLATAAAMRAMGATIERDSDGVWQVDGVGVGGLLQPAQALDMGNSGTSTRLLMGLVASHPITATFIGDASLSSRPMGRVIEPLTQMGADITASPGGRLPLMLRGLTPAVPVEYTLPVASAQVKSAVLLAGLNTPGITRVIEPVPTRDHSERMLAGFGAELTVEEGPDGRIISIRGEAELQPQDIQVPGDPSSAAFWLVAGSIVPGSHITIRNACMNPTRTGLLQVLRMMGADITDTNARTVGGEPVADLVVRHAPLTAIEVPADIAPSMIDEYPILFVAAACATGRTVARGAHELRVKESDRIATMAAALTAIGVAVTEHDDGLSIDGSGGASLPGGAQVASKLDHRIAMSMAVAGLVARAPICIDDANPVATSYPAFFETLDALARATD; from the coding sequence ATGTCGCACGCCACCCCCCTACCCGTTTCGCCTTTGCCGGTCTCGATCGTCGCCCGAGGTCCGCTGCGCGGCGACGTCGCGCTGCCCGGCGACAAATCGATCAGCCATCGCGCGCTGATGTTCGCCTCGCTCGCGGTCGGCCGCAGCCGGATCGAGGGGCTGCTCGAGGGCGAGGACGTGCTCGCCACCGCCGCCGCGATGCGCGCGATGGGCGCGACGATCGAACGCGATTCGGATGGCGTGTGGCAGGTCGACGGGGTCGGCGTCGGCGGGCTGCTCCAGCCCGCGCAGGCGCTCGACATGGGCAATTCGGGCACCTCGACGCGGCTGCTGATGGGGCTGGTCGCCAGCCATCCGATCACCGCGACCTTCATCGGCGACGCATCGCTGTCGTCGCGGCCGATGGGCCGCGTGATCGAGCCGCTGACGCAGATGGGTGCGGACATCACCGCCTCGCCCGGTGGCCGCCTGCCGCTGATGCTGCGCGGCCTGACGCCCGCGGTGCCGGTCGAATACACGCTGCCCGTCGCGTCGGCGCAGGTGAAGTCGGCGGTGCTGCTCGCGGGGCTCAACACCCCGGGCATCACCCGCGTGATCGAGCCGGTGCCGACCCGCGACCATAGCGAGCGGATGCTCGCGGGCTTCGGTGCCGAGCTGACCGTCGAGGAAGGCCCCGACGGCCGGATCATTTCGATTCGCGGCGAGGCCGAATTGCAGCCGCAGGATATCCAGGTACCCGGCGATCCCTCGTCGGCAGCGTTCTGGCTGGTCGCGGGGTCGATCGTTCCCGGATCGCACATCACGATCCGCAACGCCTGCATGAACCCCACGCGCACCGGACTGCTCCAGGTGCTGCGGATGATGGGCGCCGATATCACCGATACCAATGCGCGCACCGTCGGCGGCGAACCCGTCGCCGATCTGGTCGTCCGCCACGCGCCGCTGACCGCGATCGAGGTTCCTGCCGACATCGCGCCGAGCATGATCGACGAATATCCGATCCTGTTCGTCGCCGCCGCCTGCGCCACCGGGCGCACCGTCGCGCGCGGTGCGCACGAACTGCGCGTCAAGGAATCGGACCGGATCGCGACGATGGCAGCGGCGCTCACCGCGATCGGCGTGGCGGTGACTGAGCATGACGACGGACTGTCGATCGACGGATCGGGCGGCGCGAGCCTGCCAGGCGGCGCTCAAGTCGCCTCGAAACTCGACCATCGTATCGCGATGAGCATGGCGGTGGCTGGACTTGTCGCGCGCGCGCCGATTTGCATCGACGATGCAAATCCGGTCGCAACCAGCTACCCCGCCTTTTTTGAAACGCTTGACGCCCTCGCGCGCGCAACCGATTGA
- the cmk gene encoding (d)CMP kinase, translating into MIIAVDGPAASGKGTIARALSRHFGLPHLDTGLLYRAVAQRVMAEGLDPTREADVVAVCDFEDRLLEDPALRTDEAGKLASVVSAHPLVRAALLQRQRRFAQQPGGAVLDGRDIGTVIAPDAEVKLFVKATPMIRAQRRHSELRAHGSKVSLDKVLGDIRARDDRDARRTEAPMRQAADAALLDTSFLSIDAAVQRAIGLAEARMRIRSEQQ; encoded by the coding sequence ATGATTATCGCCGTCGATGGACCCGCCGCCTCGGGAAAGGGCACGATTGCCCGCGCGCTTTCGCGCCATTTCGGGTTGCCGCATCTCGATACCGGGCTGTTGTACCGCGCGGTCGCGCAACGCGTGATGGCCGAGGGGCTCGACCCGACGCGCGAGGCCGATGTGGTCGCGGTATGCGACTTCGAAGACCGGCTGCTTGAGGATCCAGCGCTGCGCACCGACGAGGCGGGCAAGCTCGCCTCGGTCGTGTCGGCGCATCCGCTGGTGCGCGCGGCATTGCTCCAGCGCCAGCGCCGGTTCGCGCAGCAACCCGGCGGCGCGGTACTCGACGGCCGCGACATCGGCACCGTCATCGCCCCCGATGCCGAGGTGAAGTTGTTCGTGAAGGCGACGCCGATGATCCGCGCCCAGCGCCGCCACTCGGAACTTCGCGCGCACGGCAGCAAGGTCAGCCTCGACAAGGTGCTGGGCGACATCCGAGCGCGCGACGATCGCGATGCGCGCCGCACCGAAGCGCCGATGCGCCAGGCCGCCGACGCAGCGTTGCTCGATACCAGCTTCCTGTCGATCGACGCCGCGGTCCAGCGCGCGATCGGGCTGGCAGAGGCGCGGATGCGGATACGTTCCGAACAGCAATAG
- a CDS encoding thermonuclease family protein has product MRDRNVYRFWKPFRAVPLRRQQWRYRFGDLGVFRSGFVLAALAGAAIGIASTNPGASQAVTIDDRGDPVGCRAVDGDTLRCGSERIRLLGIDTPELPGHCRAGRNCVEGDAAAATRSLARAIDGPLTVMRTGEDRYGRTLATIRGPLGDVSCHQLRFTDARYRRDWDDGDRVRRACPRLTGG; this is encoded by the coding sequence ATGCGTGACCGTAATGTATATCGTTTTTGGAAGCCGTTTCGGGCGGTGCCGTTGCGTCGCCAGCAGTGGCGCTATCGCTTCGGCGATCTGGGCGTGTTTCGATCGGGCTTTGTGCTGGCGGCGCTCGCCGGCGCGGCGATCGGCATCGCATCGACCAACCCCGGCGCGTCGCAGGCGGTCACGATCGACGATCGCGGCGACCCGGTCGGATGCCGCGCGGTGGACGGCGACACGCTTCGCTGCGGCAGCGAACGTATCCGGCTGCTGGGCATCGATACCCCCGAACTGCCCGGCCATTGCCGCGCCGGGCGCAACTGCGTCGAAGGCGATGCCGCCGCGGCGACGCGCAGCCTAGCCCGCGCGATCGACGGGCCGCTGACGGTGATGCGGACGGGCGAGGACCGTTATGGCCGTACGCTCGCGACGATCCGGGGGCCGCTTGGTGACGTATCGTGCCACCAGCTACGCTTCACCGATGCGCGCTACCGCCGCGATTGGGACGATGGCGATCGGGTGCGGCGCGCCTGTCCCAGACTGACCGGCGGCTGA
- the rpsA gene encoding 30S ribosomal protein S1: MATQPNPTRDDFAAMLDDMFGASESFEGRVVIGTVTGIENDLAIIDVGLKSEGRVPLREFAAPGQPAELKVGDEVQVYVDRVENANGEAMLSRDRARREAAWDTLETEFAKTARVEGVIFGRVKGGFTVDLSGAVAFLPGSQVDIRPVRDVTPLMDIPQPFQILKMDRKRGNIVVSRRAVLEETRAEQRSGLILSLAEGQIIDGIVKNITDYGAFVDLGGIDGLLHVTDLSYKRVGHPSEMLNIGDTVKVQIIRINRDTQRISLGMKQLESDPWDGASAKYPVGAKLSGRVTNITEYGAFVELEAGIEGLVHVSEMSWTKKNVHPGKIVSTSQEVDVMVLEVDQEKRRISLGLKQAQANPWDKFAEDHPVGSQVEGEVKNATEFGLFIGLDNDVDGMVHMSDIAWGISGEDALNLHRKGETVQAIVLAIEPDKERISLGMKQLERGAPSVATGGEAAGGAGSRVNKNEIVTVTVLEVRDAGLEVQTGDDGATGFIKRTDLGRDRDEQRPERFQVGQKFDAMVTGFDRSKKPTFSIKAMQISEEKQAVAQYGSSDSGASLGDILGEALKARNEKK, translated from the coding sequence ATGGCAACCCAGCCCAATCCTACCCGTGACGATTTCGCAGCGATGCTCGACGACATGTTCGGCGCATCGGAAAGCTTCGAAGGCCGAGTCGTCATCGGCACCGTCACCGGTATCGAGAACGACCTCGCGATCATCGACGTCGGCCTGAAGAGCGAAGGCCGCGTGCCGCTGCGCGAATTCGCAGCGCCGGGCCAGCCCGCCGAGCTGAAGGTCGGTGACGAAGTGCAGGTCTATGTCGACCGCGTCGAGAACGCCAATGGCGAAGCGATGCTGTCGCGCGACCGCGCCCGCCGCGAAGCCGCATGGGACACGCTGGAAACCGAATTCGCCAAGACCGCACGCGTCGAGGGCGTCATCTTCGGCCGCGTCAAGGGCGGCTTCACCGTCGACCTGAGCGGCGCCGTGGCGTTCCTGCCCGGTTCGCAGGTCGATATCCGCCCGGTGCGCGACGTCACCCCGCTGATGGACATCCCGCAGCCCTTCCAGATCCTGAAGATGGACCGCAAGCGCGGCAACATCGTCGTTTCGCGCCGCGCCGTCCTCGAAGAGACGCGCGCCGAGCAGCGCAGCGGCCTGATCCTGAGCCTGGCCGAGGGTCAGATCATCGACGGTATCGTCAAGAACATCACCGATTACGGTGCGTTCGTCGACCTGGGCGGCATCGACGGCCTGCTGCATGTCACCGACCTCAGCTACAAGCGCGTCGGTCACCCGAGCGAGATGCTGAACATCGGCGACACGGTGAAGGTGCAGATCATCCGCATCAACCGCGACACCCAGCGTATCTCGCTTGGCATGAAGCAGCTCGAGAGCGATCCTTGGGATGGCGCATCGGCCAAGTATCCGGTCGGCGCGAAGCTTTCGGGCCGTGTCACGAACATCACCGAATATGGTGCGTTCGTCGAGCTGGAAGCCGGCATCGAAGGCCTGGTCCATGTCAGCGAAATGAGCTGGACCAAGAAGAACGTCCATCCGGGCAAGATCGTATCGACGAGCCAGGAAGTCGACGTCATGGTGCTCGAGGTCGACCAGGAGAAGCGTCGCATCTCGCTGGGCCTCAAGCAGGCACAGGCCAATCCCTGGGACAAGTTCGCCGAGGATCACCCGGTCGGCAGCCAGGTCGAGGGCGAAGTCAAGAACGCCACCGAGTTCGGCCTGTTCATCGGTCTCGACAACGATGTTGACGGCATGGTCCACATGTCGGACATCGCCTGGGGCATTTCGGGCGAGGACGCGCTCAACCTGCATCGCAAGGGCGAGACCGTCCAGGCGATCGTGCTGGCGATCGAGCCCGACAAGGAGCGTATCTCGCTCGGCATGAAGCAGCTCGAGCGTGGCGCACCTTCGGTTGCGACCGGTGGCGAAGCCGCTGGTGGTGCGGGTTCGCGCGTCAACAAGAACGAGATCGTCACGGTCACCGTGCTTGAAGTCCGCGATGCGGGCCTTGAAGTGCAGACCGGCGATGATGGCGCCACCGGCTTCATCAAGCGCACCGATCTCGGCCGCGACCGCGACGAGCAGCGTCCCGAGCGCTTCCAGGTTGGCCAGAAGTTCGACGCGATGGTCACCGGCTTCGATCGTTCGAAGAAGCCAACCTTCTCGATCAAGGCGATGCAGATCTCCGAAGAGAAGCAGGCTGTGGCGCAGTATGGCTCGTCCGACTCGGGCGCGTCGCTCGGCGACATCCTCGGCGAAGCGCTGAAGGCCCGTAACGAGAAAAAATAA
- a CDS encoding integration host factor subunit beta yields MIRSELVQLLVRDNPDLSIRDVERIVNVFFDEIVHRLSDDGRVELRGFGAFSTRARDARSGRNPRTGESVSVDAKRVPYFKPGKEMRLRLNT; encoded by the coding sequence ATGATCCGTTCCGAGCTCGTCCAGTTGCTCGTCCGCGACAACCCCGACCTGTCGATCCGCGATGTCGAGCGCATCGTGAACGTGTTCTTCGACGAGATCGTTCACCGCCTGTCGGATGACGGCCGCGTCGAACTGCGCGGGTTCGGTGCGTTCAGCACCCGCGCCCGCGACGCGCGCAGCGGTCGCAACCCACGCACCGGCGAGTCGGTCTCGGTCGATGCCAAGCGCGTCCCCTATTTCAAACCTGGCAAGGAAATGCGCCTGCGCCTGAATACGTAA
- a CDS encoding ABC transporter substrate-binding protein, with product MNRLKICMIAATLTLGACERRPDDIPVVVSVIGQSTGNASRNPGSPAAALLGATAQGLVRFDANGRIEPGLAERWTVIEDGKSYIFRLQQTEWANGSAVTAKQVVTALRRAVRRGGQNRLRPFVSAIDEIVEMTPNVIEVRLSKPRPDMLLLFAQPEMAIFESRRLGGTGPFRVQSRDDNGIVLRPAFDPLRLTDSEFEEPHAAEYVRLRAEPAALAIARFGARQSDLVSGGTYRDWPLIEHSKVAPTNRKIDYAYGLFGLSVVSRQGFLATAANREAVAMAIDRGALTAAFLPDWPAAEALLPDQFDSAQPPAQPGWSPFSLEDRRNAARLRVEQWRREQEGEVPVIRIAVPDAPGGNLIWAHVGASLAAIGVRAERVAWRSAADLRLIDRLAPYDSGRWYLVAACQPCAVPVAELILAARDAPDLATRRQRIAEADAALAADIAFIPLARPMRWSLVALRLREWRENPRAVHPLNHLRGDPN from the coding sequence ATGAACCGTCTCAAAATTTGCATGATCGCCGCTACCCTCACGCTGGGGGCGTGCGAACGCCGACCCGACGACATCCCCGTTGTCGTCAGCGTGATCGGCCAATCGACGGGCAACGCCTCGCGCAATCCGGGCAGCCCGGCGGCGGCATTGCTCGGGGCTACCGCGCAGGGGCTGGTGCGCTTCGATGCCAATGGCCGGATTGAACCCGGGCTCGCCGAGCGCTGGACGGTGATCGAGGACGGCAAGAGCTACATCTTCCGCCTCCAGCAGACCGAATGGGCCAATGGCAGCGCGGTCACCGCCAAGCAGGTGGTGACCGCGCTTCGCCGCGCAGTGCGGCGCGGCGGGCAGAACCGGCTGCGCCCCTTCGTCAGCGCGATCGACGAGATCGTCGAGATGACCCCTAATGTCATCGAAGTCCGGCTCAGCAAGCCGCGCCCCGACATGCTGTTGCTGTTCGCGCAGCCCGAGATGGCGATCTTCGAATCGCGCCGCCTGGGCGGCACCGGCCCGTTCCGCGTCCAGTCGCGCGACGACAACGGCATCGTGCTGCGCCCGGCCTTCGATCCCTTGCGGCTCACCGACAGCGAGTTCGAAGAGCCGCACGCCGCCGAATATGTCCGGCTACGCGCCGAACCCGCGGCACTGGCGATCGCCCGCTTCGGCGCGCGCCAGTCCGATCTGGTATCGGGCGGCACCTATCGCGACTGGCCGCTGATCGAACATTCGAAGGTCGCACCGACCAACCGCAAGATCGACTACGCTTATGGCCTGTTCGGGCTGTCGGTCGTTTCGCGCCAGGGGTTCCTCGCCACCGCCGCCAATCGCGAGGCGGTGGCGATGGCGATCGACCGCGGCGCGCTCACCGCCGCCTTCCTGCCCGACTGGCCGGCGGCCGAGGCGCTGCTTCCAGACCAGTTCGATTCGGCACAACCGCCGGCACAGCCCGGCTGGAGCCCGTTCAGTCTGGAGGACCGGCGCAACGCCGCGCGGCTTCGCGTCGAGCAGTGGCGCCGCGAGCAGGAGGGCGAAGTTCCCGTTATCCGCATCGCGGTGCCCGATGCACCCGGCGGCAACCTGATATGGGCGCATGTCGGCGCGTCGCTGGCGGCAATCGGCGTCCGCGCTGAGCGGGTGGCGTGGCGAAGCGCCGCCGACCTGCGCCTGATCGACCGGCTGGCGCCCTATGACAGCGGCCGCTGGTATCTGGTGGCGGCATGCCAGCCCTGTGCTGTCCCCGTCGCCGAACTGATCCTGGCGGCGCGCGACGCACCCGACCTCGCCACCCGGCGCCAGCGCATTGCCGAGGCCGATGCCGCGCTCGCCGCCGATATCGCCTTCATCCCGCTCGCACGCCCGATGCGCTGGTCGCTCGTCGCGCTACGCCTGCGCGAATGGCGCGAGAACCCGCGCGCAGTCCACCCGTTGAATCACCTGCGCGGCGATCCCAACTAG
- a CDS encoding DUF4112 domain-containing protein, producing the protein MGTGPFAKAGNRLPIGSDAASVRQRVEVLERALERMFVIPGINRPVGIDALLGLLPVGGSFIGAAFGGYMIWEARNLGMGKGAMARMAGNVGLDWLFGLIPGAGIIPDFFFRSNTRNLRIIRKHLDKHHPSTVVVEG; encoded by the coding sequence ATGGGAACCGGTCCCTTCGCCAAGGCGGGCAATCGCCTGCCGATCGGCAGCGATGCAGCGTCGGTGCGCCAGCGCGTCGAGGTACTCGAGCGCGCGCTCGAGCGGATGTTCGTGATCCCCGGCATCAACCGCCCGGTCGGGATCGACGCGCTGCTGGGGCTGTTGCCGGTCGGGGGCAGCTTCATCGGTGCGGCGTTCGGCGGCTACATGATCTGGGAAGCGCGCAACCTGGGCATGGGCAAGGGCGCGATGGCGCGGATGGCGGGCAATGTCGGCCTCGACTGGCTGTTCGGCCTGATCCCCGGGGCCGGCATCATCCCCGATTTCTTCTTCCGATCGAACACCCGCAACCTGCGGATCATCCGCAAGCATCTCGACAAGCATCACCCCTCGACCGTGGTGGTCGAGGGCTAG
- a CDS encoding ribonuclease T2 family protein: MSRLAALGIAAAALLAPLPAIAQAYRCSMPIGDIARPRPDGPTAREPRRVVPTGSYTLALTWSPQYCRENGKQASARLQCGGGNRFGFTLHGLWPDGKGTQWPQYCRPAALLDTRVIQSNLCATPSPQLLQHEYAKHGTCMNLAPAAYFDRATGLYARIRYPDMNALSRRRRLTTGQFAQAFARANRGMTAAMVKVTADRQGWLDEAWVCLDTQFRYRACPRAGRAANLPLKIWRGGAA, translated from the coding sequence ATGAGCCGGCTTGCCGCGTTGGGCATCGCCGCGGCGGCGCTGCTGGCCCCGCTGCCCGCGATCGCGCAGGCCTATCGCTGTTCGATGCCGATCGGCGACATCGCGCGGCCGCGCCCCGACGGGCCGACCGCGCGCGAGCCGAGGCGGGTGGTGCCGACGGGGAGCTATACGCTGGCACTCACCTGGAGCCCGCAATATTGCCGCGAGAATGGCAAGCAGGCATCGGCGCGGCTGCAATGCGGCGGCGGCAACCGCTTCGGCTTCACGCTGCACGGGCTGTGGCCCGACGGGAAGGGCACGCAATGGCCGCAATATTGCAGGCCCGCGGCGTTACTCGACACCCGCGTGATCCAGAGCAATTTGTGCGCGACGCCGTCGCCGCAATTGCTCCAGCACGAATATGCCAAGCACGGCACCTGCATGAACCTGGCGCCCGCGGCGTATTTCGATCGCGCGACGGGGCTGTATGCGCGAATCCGCTATCCCGACATGAACGCGCTGTCGCGGCGGCGGCGGCTGACGACGGGGCAGTTCGCGCAGGCCTTTGCCCGCGCCAATCGCGGGATGACCGCGGCGATGGTGAAGGTCACCGCCGATCGGCAGGGCTGGCTCGACGAGGCATGGGTCTGCCTCGACACCCAGTTCCGCTACCGTGCCTGCCCGCGCGCTGGGCGGGCGGCGAACCTGCCGCTCAAGATCTGGCGCGGTGGCGCCGCCTAG